In the genome of Planctomycetota bacterium, one region contains:
- a CDS encoding putative sugar nucleotidyl transferase: MAAICVFEDDRWSDLLPLVYCRPACELRCGISSLLEKMQRAYPGHRFALFVRDYLAATLRERSPLPVNDLPADQDVLFLNGRLLMEKAIPVDGPEELGLCEGSLAYARLRARTAAALTPRHFLDGAVAKALPHTTRHVEHRATLLRYYWEIINRNEPELKRDFRDLAPAGEIRGRVCDGVYVLGKENVFIGEGAVVKPCCVIDAEEGPVYIAEGVKVMPNSCIQGPAYIGPHSTIQMAARLREGANIGEVCKVGGEIENSIVHSYSNKQHDGFLGHAYIGQWVNLAADTINSDLKNTYGTVRVQLPHKLVETGSMFVGLAMGDHSKSAIASTFLTGSVIGFCCNVLTSGFPPKFLASFSWLTDSGCSPYSPALAVEVARRVLARRKKQVTEADAALLHTLYDLTQPERDIQGMEQ; this comes from the coding sequence ATGGCTGCGATCTGCGTGTTCGAGGACGATCGCTGGAGCGATCTTCTCCCACTCGTCTACTGCCGCCCCGCCTGCGAGCTGCGCTGCGGCATCAGCAGCCTGCTCGAGAAGATGCAGCGGGCCTATCCGGGGCACAGGTTCGCCCTCTTCGTCCGCGACTACCTGGCCGCCACGCTCCGCGAGCGTTCGCCCCTGCCCGTCAACGACTTGCCGGCCGACCAGGACGTGTTGTTCCTCAACGGCCGCCTGCTGATGGAGAAGGCCATCCCGGTGGACGGCCCCGAGGAGCTCGGCCTGTGCGAGGGGAGCCTGGCTTACGCGCGGCTCCGAGCCAGGACCGCAGCCGCCCTCACCCCGCGTCACTTCCTCGACGGGGCCGTGGCCAAGGCCCTGCCCCACACCACACGGCACGTCGAGCACAGGGCCACGCTGCTGCGCTACTACTGGGAGATCATCAACCGCAATGAGCCCGAGCTGAAGCGGGACTTCAGGGACCTGGCCCCCGCGGGCGAGATTCGCGGCAGGGTCTGCGACGGCGTTTACGTGCTCGGCAAGGAGAACGTCTTCATCGGCGAAGGGGCCGTGGTGAAGCCCTGCTGCGTGATTGACGCCGAGGAGGGCCCCGTCTACATCGCCGAGGGCGTGAAGGTGATGCCCAATTCGTGCATCCAGGGGCCCGCCTACATCGGCCCGCACTCCACCATCCAGATGGCCGCGCGCCTGCGCGAGGGCGCCAACATCGGCGAGGTGTGCAAGGTGGGCGGCGAGATCGAGAACTCGATCGTCCACAGCTACTCGAACAAGCAGCACGACGGCTTTCTCGGCCACGCCTACATCGGCCAGTGGGTGAACCTGGCCGCCGACACGATCAACAGCGACCTGAAGAACACCTACGGCACCGTGCGCGTGCAACTGCCGCACAAGCTGGTCGAGACCGGCTCGATGTTCGTCGGCCTCGCGATGGGCGACCACTCCAAGTCGGCCATCGCCTCCACGTTCCTCACGGGCAGCGTCATCGGCTTCTGCTGCAACGTCCTCACCAGCGGGTTTCCGCCGAAGTTCCTCGCCTCGTTCTCGTGGCTCACCGACTCGGGCTGTTCGCCCTACTCCCCGGCCCTGGCGGTCGAGGTGGCCCGCCGCGTGCTCGCCCGCCGCAAGAAGCAGGTCACCGAGGCCGACGCCGCCCTGCTCCACACGCTCTACGACCTCACCCAGCCCGAACGCGACATCCAGGGCATGGAGCAATAG